In the Gossypium arboreum isolate Shixiya-1 chromosome 10, ASM2569848v2, whole genome shotgun sequence genome, one interval contains:
- the LOC108488650 gene encoding major strawberry allergen Fra a 1.04-like, whose translation MGVITYDFEVTSPISPARLFKALVLEGDKLYPKAAPHAIKSVQLQEDGKLGSIVKINFVEGLPFQYVKHKIEGHDKDNFSYNYSLIEGGPLGDKMEKIRYENKFVAAADGGSVCKSLMKFYTVGDYVITEDEIKSHIGRTEGVYKAIETYLLANPHVCN comes from the exons ATGGGTGTTATCACTTATGACTTTGAGGTAACTTCCCCAATCTCTCCAGCTAGGCTTTTCAAAGCCCTTGTTCTTGAAGGTGATAAGCTTTATCCCAAAGCTGCCCCTCATGCAATCAAGAGTGTTCAGCTCCAAGAAGATGGTAAGCTCGGAAGTATCGTGAAGATAAACTTTGTTGAAG GCCTTCCATTCCAGTATGTGAAGCACAAGATTGAAGGACACGACAAAGACAATTTTTCATACAATTACAGTTTGATCGAAGGTGGACCTTTGGGGGACAAGATGGAGAAAATCAGGTACGAGAATAAGTTCGTGGCAGCTGCAGATGGAGGAAGCGTTTGCAAGAGCTTAATGAAATTTTACACCGTTGGGGACTATGTAATCACTGAAGATGAAATCAAATCTCACATTGGAAGGACCGAGGGAGTTTACAAAGCTATTGAAACTTACCTCTTAGCTAATCCTCATGTTTGCAACTAA